CAAAAAGAAAATCTGTCACTAATGTTGTGCTCATTTGGAGCAGGCTTGTCGTGGGGAAGTGCTTATCTTAAGACAAACGGCATTTGTTGCCCTGCGTTGATAGAAATATAATATACATTTTTGTCTAAAAGAAAAGAAAAATGGAAGTCGAGAAGAAAGTGAAAGAAATTGTCGCACAAATTTGTGAAACAGATGCAGCTGAAATAAAACCAAGCACCTCAATAGGTGACTATCCGCAATGGGACTCAGTAGGACATATATCAATCCTGAGTGCATTAGAGGACTTTTATAACATCAATTTTGAGGGGAAAGAGATGGTGGAGATTGAGGATGTTGCAGATATGATAAATGCGGTTAAGAGGAATTTAAAAATAGATTGATTCGTGACTATAGAAGAAAAAATATATCATAATCAGGAACAATTTCCCGAAAAAGTTGCTGTAATGTCAGGAAACACTAGTGTTACCTACAGTGAATTATGGAAACGAATTGTTCAATCGGCAGTATACTTCAAATCTTACAAAAAATTGCCGCAGGGAAGCCGTGTGGTCGTTTCTGCCAGTAATGAAATAGAATTTGTTTATACCTATTTTGGATTGCATCTGGCCGGTTGCATCTGCGTTCCAATCGATCCTCAAACAAATCTGATCAGGTTGAGAAGAATTATTGAATCGGCTGATCCTTCTTTTTATATAGGACAGATTCTGAACGCAGACTTTGATGTTACTCCTTTCACTGCACTTGATTATACGTTTGATGATTGTAATGATATTAGCTTTGCAGATAAAAATTCAATAGCAGATTTGCTCTATACAACCGGTACAACCGGAATTCCGAAAGGTGTTGCCCTAACATATGCAAATGAAGAGGCTGCAGCAATTAATATTAATTCTTTTATTGGCAATACAGCTGCCGATGTCGAACTATTGGCTCTCCCGGTAAGCCATTCTTTTGGATTGGGACGGTTAAGGTGTGTACTGTATGTAGGAGGAACTTTAGATCTTCTGGGAAGTTTTGCGAATATGAAGAAATTTTATGGCGAAATTTTGAACAGACAGATTACTGGTTTTGGTATGGTTCCGGCTAACTGGGCATATATCAAGAAGTTAAGCGAACGAAAAATAGGAGAATTCGCCTCACAGATTAAGTATATAGAAATAGGAAGCGCATTTATGCCTTTAGAAGATAAAAAGATGTTGATGGAGCTGCTGCCTGACACAAGAATTTGTATGCATTATGGGTTGACAGAGGCTTCCCGAAGTTCTTTCATGGAATTTCATACAGATAGGATGTACCTAGATTCAATAGGGAAACCTTCTCCGAATGTGGATATAAAAATATTTGATGAACAGGGAGTGGAGGTTAAGGATGGAATGGAAGGAGAAATTTGTGTGAAAGGAACACATGTATGCTATAATTACTGGGGGGAGATAGAATCTGATTTCTCTGAAAACTTTAATGACGGATATTTCAAAACCGGCGATTGGGGAATTAAAGATAAAGATGGGTATATATTCCTGAAAAGCAGAAAGAAAGAACTTATTAATGTGGGAGGAAAGAAGGTAAGCCCAATTGAAGTGGAAGAGGTTCTTAACAAAATAGATGGCATAAAAGAGTCTGTTTGCATAGGAATACCAGATCCTAAGGGGATATTGGGTGAAGTTGTAAAAGCATATATTGTTTCAGAAGACGAGATGGTTTTTACTTCGATAATTAAATTTATGACTAATAAACTGGAAAGCTATAAAATACCCGTTGCTATAGAACGAATAGATGCTATTCCTAAAACATCATCGGGAAAGATACAGCGATTGATCTTGAGAGAGAATGCCATTACTTGAAATTAAAGAAAGAATAATAAACTGAATAAATGTCTAATTTTCTATTATAATCTACTTAATTAAAATATAGAATATGAAATTGGGAAATAATTTTACGCTTGATAAGTACGGACTTCATCTCAGATTTGTTAATGAAGACGATGCAGAATTTATTCTTAACCTAAGAACAGATGAAAGATTAGGGCGTTTTATTCACTATACTGAGAATGATCTTGAGAAAGAAAAAAGGTGGATCAGCGATTATAAAATTAGAGAGAAAAATGGGACAGAATATTATTTTATTTACTATTATAAGGGTGAGCCGATTGGTGTAAACAGAATTTATGATATTAAAGAAGATCACGCTACAGGAGGTAGTTGGGTATGTA
The Bacteroides sedimenti genome window above contains:
- a CDS encoding acyl carrier protein, producing the protein MEVEKKVKEIVAQICETDAAEIKPSTSIGDYPQWDSVGHISILSALEDFYNINFEGKEMVEIEDVADMINAVKRNLKID
- a CDS encoding class I adenylate-forming enzyme family protein, whose amino-acid sequence is MTIEEKIYHNQEQFPEKVAVMSGNTSVTYSELWKRIVQSAVYFKSYKKLPQGSRVVVSASNEIEFVYTYFGLHLAGCICVPIDPQTNLIRLRRIIESADPSFYIGQILNADFDVTPFTALDYTFDDCNDISFADKNSIADLLYTTGTTGIPKGVALTYANEEAAAININSFIGNTAADVELLALPVSHSFGLGRLRCVLYVGGTLDLLGSFANMKKFYGEILNRQITGFGMVPANWAYIKKLSERKIGEFASQIKYIEIGSAFMPLEDKKMLMELLPDTRICMHYGLTEASRSSFMEFHTDRMYLDSIGKPSPNVDIKIFDEQGVEVKDGMEGEICVKGTHVCYNYWGEIESDFSENFNDGYFKTGDWGIKDKDGYIFLKSRKKELINVGGKKVSPIEVEEVLNKIDGIKESVCIGIPDPKGILGEVVKAYIVSEDEMVFTSIIKFMTNKLESYKIPVAIERIDAIPKTSSGKIQRLILRENAIT
- a CDS encoding GNAT family N-acetyltransferase, whose translation is MKLGNNFTLDKYGLHLRFVNEDDAEFILNLRTDERLGRFIHYTENDLEKEKRWISDYKIREKNGTEYYFIYYYKGEPIGVNRIYDIKEDHATGGSWVCKTGLPMELPILMLIILREIIFEMLNLSYEKFDVRKKNHKVLRVNELFGADKIKETDLDYFYELSSETFKQKKSYFLNLLNVNKLN